The following coding sequences are from one Nicotiana tomentosiformis chromosome 3, ASM39032v3, whole genome shotgun sequence window:
- the LOC138907654 gene encoding uncharacterized protein: protein MLFVDDIVLIDETRCRVNTKLEVWRYILESKDFKLSRTKIEYLECKFSEGTHEAEVDVKLDTQVIPKRDSFKYLGSVIQGNRDIDEDVTHRIGAGWRKWRLASSALCNKNMPSRLKGKFYRAVGRPTMLYGAEYWPVKKSHIQKMRVAEMRMLRWMCGTKKDNIRNEVIRDKVRVTPVEDKLRESMLRWFGHVMRRDMDASVRRCESLTMADSFVKAHAETIKVETRKSDFFKVRQKDNEMLREFVSRFQTERMDLPPVIDDWAVQAFTQGLNKWSSMAS from the exons ATGTTATTTGTAGATGATATAGtgctgattgacgagacgcgctGTAGAGTTAATACTaagttggaggtttggagatatATCCTGGAGTCTAaagatttcaagttgagcaggacgaaaatagaatacttggagtgcaagttcagtgaggGGACGCATGAGGCAGAAGTGGACGTGAagcttgatacacaagtcattcccaagagagatagtttcaagtaccttggatcTGTTATCCAAGGTAACAGGGACATTGACGAGGATGTTACACATCGTATTGGAGCGGGGTGGAGGAAATGGAGGCTCGCATCTAGTGCTTTGTGTAATAAGAATATGCCATCAAgacttaagggcaagttctacAGAGCGGTAggtagaccgactatgttgtatggtgctgagtattggccagtcaagaaatcccatatccagaagatgagagtagccgaaatgaggatgttgaggtggatgtgtggcACCAAGAAAGATAATATTAGGAATGAAGTAATTAGGGACAAGGTGAGAGTGACCCCTGTGGAAGACAAATTGCGGGAATCGatgctgagatggttcgggcacgtgatGAGGAGAGACATGGATGCCtcagttaggaggtgtgagagttTGACCATGGCAG attctttcgtaaaagcacatgccgaaaccataaaggtcgagacaagGAAGTCAGactttttcaaggtaagacagaaggacaacgagatgctgagagaattcgtatctcgtttccaaacggaacgaatggatctaccaccggtaaTCGACGATTGGGCtgtacaagctttcactcaaggactaaaCAAGtggagctcgatggcttcatga